The genomic window AACATTCGGATTGACGACTGTCTGGGCTGGAAGTTGATTTGAACCTTGAGCTTGCATGTTATTTAATTGAGTAGCAAGCTGTCCCATCTGTGTGTTCAAGGTCTGAATGCTAGCATCGGTCCTTTGTTGGAACTGGAGGTTGTTCACGGACATTTGTTTAACAAGATCCTCTAAGGATGGTCCGGAAGGTGTAGAGGCAATAGCTTGAGGTGGATTCTGTTGTTGGCTGGTTTGTGGGTTTCCATATCGAAGGTTGGGATGGTTCCTCCAACTGGGGTGATATTTGTTGGTGGACAGGTCAGGAGTGTTGTTGTATCTGTTTTGGTTGTAAAGGTTGGCTGCATAAGCTTGTGGCAGATCAGTAATGGACTCGTCTTTCAGAATGGGACAGGTGTCGGTTGGGTGCTCAGGAGAGGTACAAATACCGCACAAAGTTGTTGTTTGAGGTTTCACTAATGCCAACTGTTTGACTAAGGTGGTGAGGTCGTCAAGCCTAGTCTCTAGAGCTTTGTTGGAAGAAACCTGAATTTGATTCACGCTTTTAACAGAATTGTCTCTAGTGGTAAACTGTTGAGAATTAAGAGACATGTTTTCAATGAGGGCTTTGGCAGCGGCTGGAGTTTTATCGACTAGTGCTCCACCACTAGCAGCATCAAGAATGTTCCTGTCCATCGGTAACAACCCCTCATAAAAGTATTGGATGAGGAGTTGCTCGGTAATCTGGTGTTGAGGGCAGCTAGATACCAAGtgtttgaacctctcccaataCTCGGTCAGCGACTCATTACCTTGTCTAACGCCACAAATCTCCTTTCTTATTGAGGCAGCTCTGGAAGCAGGAAAATATCTTTCCAAGAACACTTTTTTCAGGGCAGTCCAGCTTGCAATTGAGTTTGGCTCGAGATAATATATCCAATCCTTCGCTGCACCCTGcaatgaaaaaggaaaagctCGAAGTTTGATGTGATCTTCAGTGATCCCTTCAGGCTTAAGTGGTGTAGAACACACCACTTGGAATTCTTTCAGATGTTTGTGCGGATCCTCACCTGCAAGACCACTAAACTTGGGCAACAAGTGTATTAAACCTGATTTTAATTCAAAAGGAACAGCAGCAGCATCATATTCAATACACAAGCCATTATAATTCACATCAGGAGCAGCTAATTGCCTTAAGGTTCTATTATCAGCCATTTCAAAATCAAGTTCAGAATCCGAAGCAAACAAGTTATGCAAGTAGTCAGGCTCAGAATCAGATATAGGGTTAGAATCAATGTTACCGGAATGCACGCTGTTAGCTCGGTTGAGCCTTTTGCG from Trifolium pratense cultivar HEN17-A07 linkage group LG1, ARS_RC_1.1, whole genome shotgun sequence includes these protein-coding regions:
- the LOC123890895 gene encoding uncharacterized protein LOC123890895 yields the protein MADNRTLRQLAAPDVNYNGLCIEYDAAAVPFELKSGLIHLLPKFSGLAGEDPHKHLKEFQVVCSTPLKPEGITEDHIKLRAFPFSLQGAAKDWIYYLEPNSIASWTALKKVFLERYFPASRAASIRKEICGVRQGNESLTEYWERFKHLVSSCPQHQITEQLLIQYFYEGLLPMDRNILDAASGGALVDKTPAAAKALIENMSLNSQQFTTRDNSVKSVNQIQVSSNKALETRLDDLTTLVKQLALVKPQTTTLCGICTSPEHPTDTCPILKDESITDLPQAYAANLYNQNRYNNTPDLSTNKYHPSWRNHPNLRYGNPQTSQQQNPPQAIASTPSGPSLEDLVKQMSVNNLQFQQRTDASIQTLNTQMGQLATQLNNMQAQGSNQLPAQTVVNPNVPNANVSTISLRSGKVIEPAPEKGKKIIEVTSEPSPSELSPAVAETEKNKEKEYVPPVPYPHRVLKNKRIEEEDKEREILDVFRKVAVNIPLLDVIKQVPKYAKFLKDLCTNKRRIKGSSATKAEGSGNICYSLYHRG